From Candidatus Bathyarchaeota archaeon:
TCGGCTTCTTGAAAAAGATTGAGGACGCGGCAATGAGGCACTTGATTAATTTTAAAGATTGGGCGCCACAAGATGTTGAGTTTCTTATTGACAAGGCGATTGAGATTAAGAAAGAACCGGCGAAGTACCGGAATGCTTTGCAAGACAAGTCTTTAGTGATGATTTTTCAGAAAACATCTACTCGAACACGTGTCTCCTTCGAAGTCGCTATGACTCAGCTTGGCGGACATGCCATCTACATGGACTGGATGACAACCCAGTTCAAACTGGCGGACATAAGCGACGAGGTTAAGTATCTTTCGCGTAATGTTGACTGCATTATGGCGCGGCTGAAAAGGAATGCTGACTTGATGAAGATGTCTTCAGCGTCAAGGGTGCCGGTAATTAATGGTTGTGACGAGAAATATCATCCTTGCCAAGCCATCGCTGATTTGATGACAGTAAAAGAGCACAAAGGCAAGCTAAAAGGGTTGAAGATGGTTTACATCGGTGTTCACAATAATGTCTGTAACTCTTTGATTGAAGCGTGCACCATGACTGGCATGCAAATTACAACCGTAACACCGATTACACATGAACCTGCACAAGACAAGGAGTTGCTTGAGAAAGCGAAAAAAACAGGACTGTATCATGTGACACTTGATGTTAAGGAAGCTGTTAGGGATGCGGATGCTGCATATACTGACACGTGGGTTGACATGGAACTTTTCCTTGACCCTAAATTTAAAGAAGAAAAGGAAAAACGCATCAAGCTGATGCTGCCCTATCAAATCAATAGTGAGTTGATGGAAGGCGGTAATGCTCTGATAATGCATGACATGCCTATCCACCGAGGCTACGAAATAAGCGGCGAGATGGTAGAAGCGCCTAACAGCGTAATCTACGAGCAGGCTGAGAATAGGCTGCACAGCGAAAAGGCGATCCTGCTAAAACTACTTAACAAAATATGACAGATTCCTTTTATCAGTTAGTAAGGTAAGGCATTTGTGGAAAGAATCTACGAAAGTTCTAGCAGTCACTGTTGCCATCTTCTTTTTTACAAATAGTTTGTCTGGCGCGTTCCTTCCGATTTACCTCAAAGATTCAGGACTAAGCATTCTCGAAATTATTGTTGTTTTGTTTTTCACGTTTC
This genomic window contains:
- a CDS encoding ornithine carbamoyltransferase — translated: MEDAAMRHLINFKDWAPQDVEFLIDKAIEIKKEPAKYRNALQDKSLVMIFQKTSTRTRVSFEVAMTQLGGHAIYMDWMTTQFKLADISDEVKYLSRNVDCIMARLKRNADLMKMSSASRVPVINGCDEKYHPCQAIADLMTVKEHKGKLKGLKMVYIGVHNNVCNSLIEACTMTGMQITTVTPITHEPAQDKELLEKAKKTGLYHVTLDVKEAVRDADAAYTDTWVDMELFLDPKFKEEKEKRIKLMLPYQINSELMEGGNALIMHDMPIHRGYEISGEMVEAPNSVIYEQAENRLHSEKAILLKLLNKI